In Synergistaceae bacterium DZ-S4, a single window of DNA contains:
- a CDS encoding UvrD-helicase domain-containing protein, whose amino-acid sequence MIPDTTDPLSTMFGNLEGLPEQLEAVTSLTPLTVVSAGAGTGKTQTLSQRFAWLLAMDSECRVDQILVLTFTEKAAREMHCRIKETLVDWHTKSAKELPHLSKSIQRIDDAYISTIHSFAMKIIRESGLVLNIDPGASIVSKPEEELWWKTFSDMISTLSIGRITKAVPEKWAERAAELFNEKYFKDFVNYYGPEKLAEISRSASEKLGSFGRTPDDLWEQSPEELLWDVGSKQDIFADIWDTWQERVFPAIRNELRQKPGKTLTRLSEIELEYCGAGPDRETCIRFAQVLLDEGLSNLRSSSIKASIEDVLGVPLTKWREEYKRGAAMAMPPSESEVILTRLLCRTGALGWQCWESRRQKEGYLTNNDLIKYAGEVLRKNPEYGNKFKHILVDEFQDTDTLQDLLIKGIWKGDVNTLFIVGDIKQSIYRFRHADLKIFRGYINASRQPQGDCCRYITLDKSFRTTDKLVGGINSVFGSVWAEGIEKGSPMEYEPLASPSSEKWWEERISHPIEPEFEVLISKQKRSFDEEKKKYVKREKIYDARVRLYRELACRIKEIHGSGKLIWDKNRARGDNFRTVKWSDFALLVPKRTLYEAIEDAFESENIPYVLCTRRDYFTRGEIADLVNLISLLAEPKDPSYLAGWIASPLSGMSPGLAERLLSGSRRPGSGEDTLALYEIIRNEHPGITSYLEDLKLKAELRGVSAMIRDLLCSPEFLTSYEPEQRYRVRANISYMAEIASEYEASQGRSLTGCAEYMRFSVKESKQQEEPEITDEGHDAVNVLTIHSAKGLEYPFVALGGAEEVPKGTSSIDASVRYGIVAKQIPDFLRNAANKIELTVAGLWHDENETGALREENERFWYVASTRARDKLIVCGLTKTDSTDGEEIPPAKDSFLGMIAASQDAASQWTLCSGDWPLSSIVTQKRRDKNKAEPFMLCPKAVSPAKLARLSASAYAMFSWCPAAYRIAYRQGRTMQWMARPGEGSGGSEFGSLAHWVLSKWDFSPGTLDEWLPEEKKHAESALKKVPYGVRGEFRSAASRNEIRRMLLGYAMSDEGRLLSLLASGKYHGKLSRETPFRVNDGDLLMVGSTDIFWEEGEHIDLRDWKTTSEEDAPAAYYEEQLRFYAYAMHVYRREKGLPEKTIRIGINYLRSPERERIRAEMSPEMISETGRDVHRAAVSALLDFFEARPERCPVCPWRDICSKKHI is encoded by the coding sequence ATGATTCCTGATACAACGGATCCTCTTTCCACAATGTTCGGAAACCTTGAAGGGCTCCCAGAGCAGCTGGAGGCGGTCACCAGCCTGACTCCGCTTACGGTGGTCAGCGCAGGTGCGGGCACGGGAAAGACCCAAACCCTTTCGCAGCGTTTTGCATGGCTGCTGGCCATGGACAGCGAATGCAGGGTCGATCAGATACTGGTCCTGACATTCACCGAAAAAGCGGCAAGGGAGATGCATTGCAGGATAAAAGAAACCCTGGTGGATTGGCACACCAAATCAGCAAAGGAGCTCCCGCATCTTTCAAAAAGCATACAGAGGATAGATGACGCATACATTTCAACGATCCACTCTTTTGCCATGAAGATCATAAGGGAGTCCGGCCTTGTCCTGAACATCGACCCAGGTGCATCGATAGTTTCAAAACCGGAGGAAGAGCTTTGGTGGAAGACATTTTCAGATATGATAAGCACGCTCTCTATTGGCAGGATCACGAAGGCAGTTCCCGAAAAATGGGCAGAGAGAGCGGCGGAACTTTTCAATGAAAAATATTTTAAAGATTTTGTGAATTACTACGGTCCGGAAAAACTGGCAGAAATATCAAGGAGCGCCTCTGAGAAACTGGGCAGCTTCGGCAGGACCCCCGATGATCTGTGGGAGCAATCGCCCGAAGAACTTCTTTGGGATGTCGGAAGCAAACAGGATATATTTGCAGATATATGGGATACATGGCAGGAGCGAGTATTCCCGGCCATAAGGAACGAGCTTAGGCAAAAACCGGGCAAGACACTGACAAGGCTTAGTGAGATAGAGCTTGAGTATTGCGGGGCCGGGCCTGACAGGGAAACCTGCATCAGGTTTGCACAGGTACTTCTTGATGAGGGATTATCCAACCTGCGGTCGTCCTCAATAAAAGCATCTATCGAAGATGTTCTGGGTGTCCCTTTGACGAAATGGCGGGAGGAGTACAAAAGGGGAGCGGCGATGGCCATGCCTCCTTCTGAAAGTGAAGTCATCCTCACAAGGCTTCTCTGCCGCACAGGCGCATTGGGATGGCAATGCTGGGAGTCCAGAAGACAAAAGGAGGGGTATCTGACAAACAATGACCTCATAAAATATGCAGGCGAAGTCTTAAGGAAAAACCCCGAATACGGAAATAAATTCAAGCACATTCTGGTGGACGAGTTCCAGGACACGGACACACTGCAGGACTTGCTGATCAAAGGAATTTGGAAAGGGGATGTCAACACCCTTTTCATCGTGGGAGACATTAAGCAGTCTATTTACCGTTTCCGGCATGCCGACCTGAAAATTTTCCGGGGATATATCAATGCCTCAAGGCAGCCTCAAGGAGACTGCTGCAGATACATAACGCTCGACAAAAGCTTCAGGACGACGGACAAGCTTGTCGGGGGGATCAACTCTGTATTTGGTTCGGTTTGGGCAGAAGGGATCGAAAAGGGTTCACCGATGGAATATGAGCCGCTGGCCTCTCCCTCGTCCGAAAAATGGTGGGAGGAGAGGATCTCACACCCGATCGAACCTGAATTTGAGGTTCTGATCTCAAAGCAAAAAAGAAGCTTTGATGAGGAGAAGAAAAAGTATGTCAAAAGAGAGAAAATATATGATGCAAGGGTAAGGCTCTACAGGGAACTGGCCTGCAGGATAAAAGAAATCCACGGATCAGGAAAATTGATATGGGACAAGAACAGGGCTCGCGGAGACAATTTCAGGACAGTCAAGTGGAGCGATTTCGCCCTTCTTGTCCCGAAAAGGACCCTTTATGAGGCAATTGAAGACGCATTCGAGTCTGAAAACATACCATACGTTCTCTGTACACGCAGGGATTACTTTACACGGGGTGAGATCGCGGATCTGGTAAATTTAATATCACTTTTGGCTGAACCGAAGGATCCGTCATACCTTGCCGGCTGGATCGCTTCCCCATTGAGCGGGATGTCTCCGGGCCTTGCAGAACGACTTCTTTCCGGATCACGCAGGCCGGGAAGCGGCGAAGATACTCTTGCTCTTTATGAAATAATAAGGAATGAACATCCCGGGATCACATCTTATCTGGAGGACCTGAAGTTAAAAGCCGAACTTCGCGGTGTTTCAGCCATGATAAGGGATCTGCTGTGTTCGCCGGAATTTCTGACCTCATACGAACCGGAGCAGAGATACCGCGTAAGGGCCAACATTTCATATATGGCCGAGATAGCCTCTGAATACGAGGCTTCGCAGGGACGTTCCCTGACGGGATGTGCCGAATATATGCGTTTTTCTGTAAAAGAATCAAAGCAGCAGGAGGAACCCGAGATCACAGACGAAGGTCATGACGCCGTGAATGTGCTCACAATACATTCAGCCAAGGGGCTGGAGTATCCCTTCGTTGCCCTCGGCGGGGCCGAAGAGGTGCCTAAAGGTACTTCTTCCATAGATGCCTCTGTCAGATATGGCATTGTTGCAAAACAGATCCCTGATTTCCTTCGTAATGCCGCGAACAAAATCGAGCTGACCGTTGCCGGACTGTGGCATGACGAAAATGAGACCGGGGCACTGCGGGAAGAGAATGAGCGTTTCTGGTATGTGGCTTCTACAAGGGCAAGGGACAAGCTTATCGTATGCGGACTTACAAAAACTGACAGCACGGACGGAGAGGAAATTCCTCCTGCGAAAGATAGTTTCCTCGGTATGATCGCCGCTTCACAGGATGCAGCCAGTCAATGGACATTGTGCTCAGGGGACTGGCCCCTATCTTCCATTGTCACACAAAAGAGAAGGGATAAAAACAAGGCAGAGCCTTTCATGCTCTGTCCCAAAGCAGTGTCGCCCGCGAAGCTTGCCAGGCTGTCGGCCTCTGCCTACGCAATGTTTTCCTGGTGTCCGGCGGCCTATAGGATCGCCTACAGACAGGGAAGGACGATGCAGTGGATGGCAAGGCCCGGGGAAGGTTCCGGAGGGTCGGAGTTTGGAAGCCTTGCCCACTGGGTGCTCTCCAAATGGGACTTCTCTCCCGGGACCTTGGATGAATGGCTGCCGGAAGAGAAGAAACACGCAGAAAGCGCGCTGAAAAAAGTGCCTTACGGGGTGAGGGGGGAATTCAGGTCGGCAGCTTCAAGGAATGAGATAAGGAGGATGCTGCTCGGGTATGCCATGAGTGACGAAGGAAGGCTTCTTTCTCTGCTAGCCTCGGGAAAATATCATGGAAAGCTTTCGAGGGAGACGCCCTTCAGAGTAAATGACGGGGACCTTCTGATGGTCGGGTCGACTGATATCTTCTGGGAGGAGGGGGAGCATATCGACCTCAGGGACTGGAAGACAACATCAGAGGAGGATGCCCCTGCCGCGTACTACGAGGAGCAGCTTAGGTTCTACGCCTACGCGATGCATGTCTACAGGAGGGAAAAGGGACTTCCTGAGAAAACGATAAGAATAGGCATAAATTATCTCAGAAGTCCGGAAAGGGAAAGAATAAGGGCGGAAATGTCCCCCGAAATGATCTCAGAAACAGGCCGCGATGTACATAGGGCCGCAGTATCAGCGCTCTTGGATTTTTTTGAGGCAAGGCCTGAAAGGTGTCCGGTGTGCCCGTGGCGGGATATTTGTTCAAAAAAACATATTTAG
- a CDS encoding V-type ATP synthase subunit I translates to MALAEMTKARIAVHRSVADELVGKLQALGCCEFTGENSGAVDSASMTHLRARQRHIDELLSDVRFTVRLLEPLEVNKGSSFARMLGDVPTIGLSELEAKADEERFRTFVADLREKERRATETRAELSRLKGLLAQSMLLNSIKYPLEFFTTGTEFVGGAVYTVPKASAAGFVSKIGSELGDLAEYQKLPENDKDTVSTFAVLFRKSDFEKVQAAASEFSAGRVDVPKDFALTAEEERSRLTAGIEKAEKEEALLCADMSSRADEGLDMARYYGDYWSILSDRIGSMISGVPTEDVFIWSFWMPKECLGTVENALRPYEELTEFSLIGPDEGELPPTLLKNPGWSSSMEPLTLMYGTPTYGGVDPTSLMAPFFFLFLGMCFGDAGYGLVLSGVFGYFIVRHQLHPTMRKFFIMITIGMLCSVVFGALTGSWFGDSVTAFTFLRPLVPLMGAMQFLDPMNDPMTLLTISLGLGFVQVIFGLLIAFKNSWKNGDYTGALADNGGWILFLCGLLMTGLSVSGKIGGPAGDLSKYIAIAGALVLVATQGRTKTGIAGKLFSGILSLYNVTGYLGDVLSYSRLLALGLGSAAVGMVINLLAKLVAGTPYVGILLAVLIFVLGHLFSIAVNLLGAFIHSLRLQYVEFFGKFYDANGRDFAPLRNVTTFARLSEDKQ, encoded by the coding sequence ATGGCTCTTGCTGAGATGACCAAGGCGCGGATAGCTGTCCATAGATCTGTTGCGGATGAGCTTGTAGGGAAACTGCAGGCGCTGGGATGCTGCGAATTCACCGGAGAGAACAGCGGCGCGGTCGACAGCGCGTCGATGACCCACCTGAGGGCCAGGCAGCGCCACATAGACGAGCTTCTCAGCGATGTAAGGTTTACGGTGCGCCTTCTTGAACCCCTTGAAGTAAACAAAGGCAGCTCATTTGCCAGAATGTTGGGAGATGTCCCGACGATAGGGCTTTCCGAGCTTGAAGCCAAGGCAGACGAAGAGAGGTTCAGGACCTTTGTCGCCGACCTCAGGGAAAAGGAGAGAAGAGCTACTGAAACAAGGGCCGAGCTCTCCAGGCTGAAAGGCCTTCTTGCGCAGTCGATGCTGCTTAATTCCATCAAATATCCCCTGGAATTTTTTACGACCGGCACGGAATTTGTCGGCGGAGCCGTCTATACAGTCCCCAAAGCATCCGCGGCCGGGTTCGTTTCAAAGATCGGATCGGAGCTTGGAGATCTCGCCGAATATCAGAAACTTCCGGAAAACGATAAAGACACCGTCTCAACATTCGCAGTACTCTTCAGGAAATCCGACTTCGAAAAAGTGCAGGCTGCCGCATCAGAATTCTCTGCGGGAAGGGTCGACGTGCCGAAGGATTTCGCACTGACTGCCGAAGAGGAACGCAGCAGGCTCACCGCCGGGATCGAAAAGGCAGAGAAGGAAGAGGCCCTTCTGTGCGCCGATATGTCCTCCAGGGCCGATGAGGGGCTCGATATGGCCCGTTACTACGGCGACTACTGGAGCATCCTGAGCGACAGGATAGGTTCAATGATCTCCGGAGTACCCACGGAAGATGTATTCATCTGGTCTTTCTGGATGCCCAAAGAGTGTCTGGGGACAGTGGAGAATGCCCTCAGGCCCTACGAGGAGCTTACGGAGTTCTCGCTGATCGGACCAGATGAAGGTGAGCTGCCTCCGACCCTGCTGAAAAACCCGGGCTGGTCGTCCTCGATGGAACCGCTTACCCTGATGTACGGAACGCCCACTTACGGCGGAGTGGATCCGACGTCCCTGATGGCGCCGTTCTTCTTCCTGTTCCTCGGGATGTGTTTCGGCGATGCCGGGTACGGCCTGGTGCTGAGCGGAGTATTCGGTTACTTTATAGTCAGGCATCAGCTTCATCCCACGATGCGCAAATTTTTCATCATGATCACGATCGGCATGCTGTGCTCCGTCGTTTTTGGAGCTCTCACCGGCTCATGGTTCGGCGACAGCGTCACGGCGTTCACATTCCTGAGACCACTTGTCCCGCTGATGGGCGCGATGCAGTTCCTCGATCCGATGAACGATCCGATGACGCTGCTTACCATCTCGCTCGGACTGGGTTTTGTACAGGTGATCTTCGGCCTGCTGATAGCCTTCAAGAACAGCTGGAAGAACGGTGACTACACGGGAGCCCTCGCAGACAACGGCGGGTGGATCCTATTCCTGTGCGGTCTTCTCATGACGGGCCTTTCGGTTTCCGGCAAAATAGGCGGACCTGCGGGGGACCTTTCGAAGTATATAGCGATCGCCGGAGCGCTGGTCCTGGTCGCGACTCAGGGCAGGACGAAGACGGGCATCGCAGGTAAGCTCTTCTCGGGCATACTGAGCCTCTACAACGTTACGGGATATCTGGGAGACGTGCTGAGCTACAGCAGGCTTCTGGCCCTGGGACTTGGCTCCGCTGCAGTAGGCATGGTCATTAACCTGCTGGCGAAGCTGGTGGCGGGAACGCCCTATGTGGGCATCCTGCTCGCAGTGCTGATCTTTGTTCTCGGACATCTTTTCAGCATAGCTGTCAACCTTCTCGGTGCGTTCATACACTCCCTGAGGCTCCAGTATGTTGAGTTTTTCGGGAAATTTTACGACGCGAACGGGAGGGATTTTGCCCCGTTGCGCAACGTGACTACATTTGCGAGACTTTCAGAAGACAAACAATAA
- a CDS encoding V-type ATP synthase subunit K, producing METMLATISEQLGPMLVILGAALAVGFAGSGSAWGIGIANEAAAGIMTEDPKKFGYALVLLALPGTQGIYGLLVGVLSLQKAGLLGGGDVTLTVWQGLGICFACLPVAISGFYSAIWQGKSSAASILMISKRPEQIGKAVILPAMCETYAVFGLLVSILMLNGIKL from the coding sequence ATGGAAACAATGCTAGCAACGATTTCCGAACAGCTGGGCCCTATGCTGGTAATACTCGGCGCAGCTCTGGCAGTAGGTTTTGCGGGGTCAGGATCCGCATGGGGAATTGGAATCGCCAATGAAGCCGCAGCCGGAATAATGACAGAAGATCCAAAGAAATTCGGCTACGCGCTGGTCCTGCTCGCGCTTCCCGGCACACAGGGCATTTACGGACTGCTTGTCGGAGTCCTCTCTCTTCAGAAGGCCGGGCTCCTCGGAGGGGGCGACGTTACCCTTACGGTCTGGCAGGGATTGGGGATCTGTTTTGCATGCCTTCCGGTAGCGATCTCCGGATTCTACTCGGCAATATGGCAGGGAAAGTCCTCAGCTGCTTCCATCCTGATGATATCCAAACGCCCGGAACAGATAGGCAAAGCTGTTATCCTTCCGGCAATGTGCGAAACTTATGCAGTCTTTGGGCTTCTTGTAAGTATCCTGATGCTCAACGGCATTAAGCTTTAA
- a CDS encoding V-type ATP synthase subunit E family protein translates to MSLAQITEKIRSDAQREADEILAKARAKAELIAQRAGEEIDSIRSGFIRRFEVERPEIFRRREIVANLDVKRMMLQSSRDLIQDVYDLSLEKMRMMDRDDQVKLCETLLKKAIKTKDEELEVSGEEKYLDQAWLDGFNRENGTNIVFSEKKPDIAGGFILTRGRISTNCSWDMLIQIAQEKQESDVVKRLFPSEAE, encoded by the coding sequence ATGTCTTTGGCCCAGATAACTGAAAAGATCAGAAGCGACGCACAGCGCGAGGCCGATGAAATACTGGCTAAGGCCAGGGCCAAGGCTGAGCTTATCGCACAGAGAGCGGGAGAGGAGATCGACTCAATAAGATCCGGCTTTATTCGCCGTTTTGAAGTTGAGCGTCCCGAGATTTTCCGTCGCCGTGAAATAGTTGCGAATCTGGATGTCAAAAGGATGATGCTTCAATCCAGCCGTGATCTGATACAGGATGTTTACGACCTCTCCCTTGAAAAGATGAGGATGATGGATAGGGATGATCAAGTAAAGCTCTGTGAGACGCTTCTTAAGAAAGCTATAAAAACAAAGGATGAGGAACTCGAAGTTTCAGGTGAAGAAAAATACCTGGATCAGGCCTGGCTTGACGGTTTCAACAGGGAAAACGGCACGAATATCGTTTTTTCCGAAAAGAAACCTGATATAGCCGGGGGATTCATACTCACAAGGGGCAGGATAAGCACGAACTGCTCATGGGACATGCTGATCCAGATAGCTCAGGAAAAGCAGGAATCCGACGTAGTCAAACGTTTGTTCCCGTCAGAAGCGGAATGA
- a CDS encoding V-type ATPase subunit, which translates to MSSQGAYGYAVARIRAMEHRLLDPGVLQRMIDAEDLASILKILGETSYSSALASQSGGSDFDKVLESDLHSIYEEVRAFVPDKGLVDIMRLHYDFHNVKVLLKSMFNVRTGGKKRWDLLTSLGSQPLDDIIANIESEEYRLLPFGLNTLIPVCITVWEQSRDILEVERLIDKRMFEVMLEKAHELDMPGIVSWVRTRIDGENIRTLLRLKRFGYDTAGALPFLHEGGTIDADILASLISEPFETWGRAVEFSDFGKVIGGIDASGGYSDLILSLEKVLDDHYLNKIGTARYSPSAPENIPAYLWAKETEIKNIRVITVSKRNKGDKDHLRRLMRHGYV; encoded by the coding sequence ATGTCAAGTCAAGGGGCTTATGGTTATGCCGTAGCGCGTATACGCGCGATGGAGCATCGCCTTCTTGATCCAGGAGTTCTGCAGAGAATGATCGATGCCGAAGATCTTGCGTCGATCCTCAAGATACTTGGAGAGACATCCTATTCCTCCGCGCTTGCTTCCCAGTCAGGCGGGTCTGACTTTGACAAGGTCCTCGAGTCCGACCTCCACAGCATATACGAAGAAGTCCGCGCCTTCGTCCCCGACAAAGGACTTGTCGATATCATGAGGCTGCATTATGACTTCCACAATGTGAAAGTGCTTTTGAAGAGCATGTTCAACGTCAGGACCGGAGGCAAAAAGAGATGGGACCTTCTCACCTCTCTCGGGTCCCAGCCGCTGGACGACATCATAGCCAACATCGAGTCGGAGGAATACAGGCTCCTTCCGTTCGGCCTCAACACGCTCATCCCGGTATGCATCACCGTCTGGGAACAGAGCAGGGACATTCTCGAGGTAGAGCGGCTGATAGACAAAAGGATGTTCGAAGTGATGCTTGAAAAGGCACATGAACTTGATATGCCCGGGATAGTAAGCTGGGTCCGCACAAGGATAGACGGAGAGAACATACGGACCCTGCTGAGGCTCAAAAGATTCGGCTACGACACTGCAGGCGCGCTGCCCTTTTTGCATGAAGGGGGCACGATAGATGCGGATATACTGGCATCGCTCATATCCGAACCATTTGAGACCTGGGGCAGGGCGGTCGAATTCTCCGATTTCGGGAAGGTGATAGGCGGGATAGACGCGTCAGGCGGATATTCAGACCTCATCCTCTCGCTTGAGAAGGTCCTTGACGACCATTATCTCAATAAAATAGGCACAGCCAGATACAGTCCGTCGGCTCCCGAAAACATACCGGCCTATCTTTGGGCTAAGGAAACCGAGATAAAAAATATAAGGGTGATCACGGTCTCCAAGAGGAACAAGGGCGACAAGGACCACCTAAGGAGGCTTATGCGCCATGGCTACGTCTGA
- a CDS encoding V-type ATP synthase subunit F: MATSDKGSPMAAVGSYDSILPFKAIGLDVVEITDENRDSLGQIMNRFARKGYAALFIEEALFSAYQQAVDEVNEATDMCIIPVPNQSGSMGVGLSSIRRNVERAVGMDIFGVK; the protein is encoded by the coding sequence ATGGCTACGTCTGATAAGGGTTCTCCGATGGCTGCGGTCGGAAGCTATGACAGCATACTCCCGTTCAAGGCTATCGGCCTTGACGTAGTTGAGATAACAGACGAGAACAGGGATTCCCTCGGGCAGATCATGAACAGGTTTGCGCGTAAGGGATATGCGGCCCTCTTCATTGAGGAGGCCCTCTTCTCCGCATATCAGCAGGCCGTTGATGAGGTCAACGAAGCTACGGATATGTGCATAATACCGGTACCCAACCAGAGCGGATCCATGGGAGTCGGCCTCAGTTCGATCAGAAGGAATGTGGAGCGGGCTGTCGGCATGGATATCTTTGGTGTGAAATGA
- a CDS encoding V-type ATP synthase subunit A, producing the protein MATPNAIAGFIAKISGPLVIAKGMAGACMFDVVRVGNAGLVGEIIELKDDTASVQVYEETSGLRPGEPVVSTGEPLSVELAPGLIEEFFDGIQRPLESIERTAESPYILRGISVPAVSRTKKWTFVPSVEAGAEVSPGDFLGSVQETVLVDHKVMVPHGLKGTVREIRQGEFTVEETVAVITDAKGKDHEVCLLQRWPVRKPRPVVKRLPPEIPLTTGQRVVDTFFPIARGGTACVPGPFGSGKTVIQHQLAKWADAEIVVYIGCGERGNEMTDVLLEFPELEDPRSGQPLMKRTLLIANTSNMPVAAREASIYTGITIAEYFRDMGYSVALMADSTSRWAEALREMSGRLEEMPGEEGYPAYLGTRLASFYERAGRAICCGSDGREGAVSVIGAVSPPGGDLSEPVTQNTLRVTKVFWGLDAQLAYQRHFPAINWLSSYSLYAHTMGEHWDAIYDGEWSGYRTEAMSLLEDEDKLKEIVRLVGIDALSKEERMVLETSKSIREDFLHQNSFHEIDTYASMDKQFKMLRNILAFHHLGMQVLSRGGLLHSVIDLPIREEIARMRYTEENELNKLDALETAIKTELGKLSAAGGGIDDVA; encoded by the coding sequence GTGGCTACTCCTAATGCCATAGCAGGATTCATCGCAAAGATCTCCGGTCCGCTTGTAATTGCTAAAGGCATGGCCGGAGCCTGCATGTTCGACGTCGTAAGGGTCGGGAATGCGGGGCTTGTCGGTGAAATTATCGAACTTAAAGATGATACGGCTTCTGTGCAGGTATACGAAGAAACTTCGGGCCTCAGGCCGGGAGAGCCTGTCGTAAGCACAGGGGAACCCTTGAGCGTTGAACTTGCCCCGGGACTTATCGAAGAGTTTTTTGACGGCATCCAGCGTCCGCTGGAGAGCATCGAAAGGACCGCAGAAAGCCCCTACATCCTTCGCGGGATAAGCGTTCCGGCGGTGAGCAGGACTAAAAAATGGACTTTTGTTCCCTCGGTTGAAGCCGGAGCGGAGGTATCTCCCGGCGACTTCCTCGGTTCCGTTCAGGAGACGGTGCTTGTGGACCACAAAGTCATGGTGCCTCACGGACTGAAGGGCACGGTCAGGGAGATCAGGCAGGGCGAATTCACCGTTGAAGAAACTGTCGCGGTCATCACTGACGCAAAGGGCAAGGACCATGAGGTCTGCCTCCTTCAGAGGTGGCCTGTACGTAAGCCGCGTCCGGTCGTCAAGAGACTTCCGCCTGAGATCCCCCTCACTACGGGACAGAGGGTAGTAGACACCTTCTTTCCGATAGCAAGGGGCGGTACGGCATGCGTCCCCGGACCTTTCGGCTCCGGAAAGACGGTCATACAGCACCAGCTCGCGAAGTGGGCGGATGCAGAGATAGTCGTATACATCGGCTGCGGAGAGCGCGGCAATGAGATGACGGACGTCCTGCTTGAATTCCCGGAACTTGAGGACCCGCGTTCCGGACAGCCCTTGATGAAGAGGACTCTGCTTATAGCAAACACATCAAACATGCCTGTTGCCGCACGTGAAGCCTCGATATACACCGGGATAACGATAGCTGAATATTTCCGTGACATGGGTTACTCGGTGGCTCTCATGGCCGACTCGACGTCGCGCTGGGCTGAGGCTCTCCGTGAGATGTCCGGCCGCCTTGAGGAAATGCCCGGAGAAGAGGGTTACCCCGCATACCTCGGTACAAGGCTCGCTTCGTTCTATGAAAGGGCAGGAAGGGCCATCTGCTGCGGAAGCGACGGGAGGGAAGGGGCCGTTTCTGTAATAGGGGCCGTCTCACCTCCCGGAGGAGACCTTTCGGAACCGGTCACACAGAACACGCTGCGAGTCACCAAGGTCTTCTGGGGCCTTGACGCACAGCTTGCCTACCAGAGGCACTTTCCGGCAATCAACTGGCTTTCGAGCTATTCGCTCTATGCCCATACAATGGGAGAGCACTGGGATGCCATATATGACGGCGAGTGGAGCGGATACAGAACGGAAGCCATGAGCCTTCTTGAAGATGAGGACAAGCTTAAGGAAATAGTACGCCTGGTCGGCATCGATGCCCTGTCCAAGGAGGAGAGGATGGTCCTTGAGACCTCAAAGTCGATAAGGGAAGATTTCCTTCACCAGAACTCATTCCACGAGATAGACACATACGCATCGATGGACAAGCAGTTCAAGATGCTAAGGAACATCCTTGCCTTCCATCACCTCGGGATGCAGGTGCTTAGCCGCGGAGGGCTGCTGCACTCCGTAATAGACCTTCCCATCAGGGAAGAGATCGCACGCATGAGATACACCGAAGAGAATGAGCTAAACAAGCTTGACGCTCTTGAGACCGCAATTAAGACCGAACTTGGAAAACTAAGCGCTGCCGGAGGTGGTATTGATGATGTTGCCTAA